GGGAAAGCTCAGGTAAGATGAAGAGACTTCCCCAAAGGGCAAGATAAAGGGGTTTGCCAACTCTCTTTTGCTTGGAGGTGTATAGATAGGGTAAAGTTTTTTCAGGAGCGCACTACAAGCACAGAGGTATGACTCCTTAGAAACCACTCCTTAGGTATGACTCCTTAGATATATAGAGAGATTTTAGTTAAAGctaatgtgaaatcaaaatgtatgtTCATTTTGCTGGTGCatgttgttattctttaggtgaacaattaatccatgcaagttcatcaactaaaaatgtttgttttggtaatctacaatcaaagtctgagcatctacttctgcatttggagtgacGTCACAACTTCTCTGGTGACGTCAGTTTGacacttcagccacaatattcttaaccatgctcTTCTTACTGCAAGTTTGCAAGTGAATGATATGCAAAAGGAAATCATTGTGCCCTACTCAATATTTagcttcagttggaagtacattgaCATACTGATATAAgaatctcagcaacttctggttcacgtggacaataataatgaaatgatcAGCGCATGAATGTAGTTCAGTTGATACTGTTGTGATGCTGCTCCGGAGGTCACTGAGGTCAGACACTTCACTGACATCTGACCTTCAGCAGAACATCACAGAAGGTCACACCACAGAAAACACGAGCAGCTCATGAACTCATATAACGCACACTGTATGCATTAAAGGACTCATAACACCACAGTACATCTCGCacagacagaagtgcttacatgCTGCATGTTTTGAGGTGATTTCTGTGCTCTAAGTGTGTTGATTTGTGCTGATGCATGAGCAGGTTTTCCCACCAGAAAGCTGATCTGACAAGTAGAACAGACTCGGACATCTTCAGTGTTTCAGTGCCGGGCCGTCAGAGGAGATTAGAGGCGAGCGGTGTCAGGAGCGGAGCGCAGCTGCGGCGGCGGACTGAGTTATGCAGAGCAGAGCAGACAACAGCAGAGACCCTGAGCCACACATCCCTATACACATCACAGCACATCACTCATACTGGAGCGCTAAGGAGACCAGTGATgacatcatcaccatcattatcatcaggatcttcatcatcatcatcatcttcttcatcttcatcaaaGCAGACAACAGCAGAGACCCTGAGCAGGGGTGTTATTTGTTTACACATCACAGCACATCACTCATGCTGGAGCGCTACTCTACATTATCATCAGCATTTTCATCATTAggatcaccatcatcaccataaTCATCATAACCTTCATAAtaatcatcagcatcatcattatCATAACCATAATCttcaatatcatcatcatcatcatcatcattagaaTAATCACCTTCATTATAGTCATCAGCATCATCATAATTTTcattatcatcatcttcatcttcatgaTCATCATCTTGATCATCAGCAGCACTATCATCAATAtcttcataatcatcatcatctttattataatcttcatcaccaccaccatcatcctcataatcttcatcatcataatcaaCAGCATCATCTTCGTTATCATCATCACCGCTATGATAATAATCATCAgcatcataatcatcattctCATAATCttcagtatcatcatcatcttcatcatcagcagcagcagcatcctCATAATCTTCATCaccatcagcatcatcatcatcatcatcatcatcatcagcagcagcagcattatTGTCAGTATCttcataatcttcatcatcatcttcatcatcatcagcagcagcattATTGTCAGTATCttcataatcttcatcatcatcttcatcatcatcagcagcagcattATTGTCAGCATCttcataatcttcatcatcatcttcatcatcagcagcagcagcattatTGTCAGCATCTTCATAATCTTAATCATCATAATCTTTATTATAATTAGCAGCaccctcttcatcatcatcatcttcataaaCATCCTCATCTTCGTCAACACCGttataatcttcatcatcatcataatcttcATCAACGCCattataattcattttcttttccccttagtccctttaataatcaggggtcgccacagcggaatgaaccgccaacttatccagcatatgttttacgcagtgaatgcccttccagctgcaacccatcactgggaaatcccATACACCctcagtcacactcatacactatggataatttatcttacccaattcccctatagcgcatgtgtttggactgtgggggaaaccggagcacctggaggaaacccacgccaacacggggagaacatgcaaactccatacagaaacaccaactgacccagccggaactcgaaccaaaaaccttcttgctgtgaggtgattgtgctacccactgcgccactaccCACAACACCATtataatcttcatcatcttcataatCATCCTCATCATAATCTTCATCAAcaccaccatcatcttcatcatcatcacattcataatcatcatcatcataatgttCAACaccattataatcatcatcatcatcataatcttcATCATGATCACATTCATAATCTTCATCAACActaccatcatcttcatcatcacatTCATAATCAGcgtaatcatcatcataatcttcGTCAACACCATTATAATCACCATCATCACATTCATAATCATCATCCCCATAATGTTCAACaccattataatcatcatcatcatcttcatcaacaccaccatcatctttatcatcatcaCATTCATAATCAGCGTAATCATCAtcacctgcatttcgttgccttgtacttgtacatgtgtgatgacaataaattgaatctaatctgaaaaaaaaaacatcttcatcatcacattcgtaatcatcatcatcataatgttCAACACcattataattatcatcatcatcctcatcatcataatCTTCAACACCGCCATCATCATCACATTCATAATCATCGTGATCGCAATCATCATCTTCataatcatcctcatcatcataatCAACACCACCATCATCTTCAACACCATCATCATTTTCATAATCTTCATCAGCATCAAAATCATCATCCTCATAGCATCATGTTCATCTTCATCACCTTCATCACCATGTGCTGTGTAGAACATTCACACAATCCCCCTGATATCAGCGGTTCATAAAGTCTCCATCCAAAGCTCCATATATGAATGACCATAAACATCAAGAGTGCAGGAAAACTGATCAGATCAAGACTTTAATAAGCACGCAGATACCACAaatcaaacatacacacacacacacacacacacacacacacacacacacacacacacacacacacacacaaggtgtTTTTCAGACTTGGTGACTATAAAGTAGTATTAATGTAacaataacagtaaaaataataaaataaataaacatatatggtGTCCAAGACCtccaagtatttatttattactttatatttctaattttgaaacattttcaaaaataaaaagctaGCTAAACCCCATcacgtgtgtgtgttagtgtccTGCTCCTGCGCTCTCTCCAGCTCTGTCCTCCTCTGCTGGTAGATCTGCTTCAGGTGTTCATCAGGTGTGATTCCGGCCTCCTGCAGCTCCGCCAGGATCTTCTCCAGCCTGTTAACGTTGTTGGCGCTCTGCATCTTCCGGCTGCTGATGTACAGACTGAAGCGTCTGAAGTCCATGAGCTGACAGGAGTCCACAGCGCACAGGTCTGAGAGCTGCTGTTTCTGCAGCGCTGGGAAAAACACCAGGCCAGACTCACGCTCCAGATCACACACgctcacctgcacacacacacacacacacacacaccatcatcataCTCAGTCATTCAGTGTGTTAGGGATAACGTAGAGCTGAAGACACAATTATTCACActcctgtgaaatatttctttttccacatatttcccaaatgatgttgaacagattcaggaatttctcacagtattccctctaatattttttcttctggagaaagttttatttattttatttcagctagaataaaagcagtttttaactgttttaaactcattttaaggtcaatattattagttcccttaagcaatattagttttggattgtctccagaataaactaGGCCTGGgagattaatcgaaaagtaatggAAATCTACATTCAGAACCTACAATTGatcaaatttttcatttttttcccaaTAGTTTTCCCTACCGCGAGTAGTCATGTGACCtggctctgttaaggctgatttatacttctgcatctagTGCATGGGTATGGTCCAGTGCATCTCACAAAAATGTAACTACTTGTTACACGTTTGCACTAcactgatgatgattggaagctgtgcaatgagacggcatattttctattacaataaaatcattatctgcataaaaatatttgtttacaaaagaTGTAAGAAATGCACTGTTATAAGGAGACACAAGAGTTCTTTTATTTGGAGGAGGTAcggcttattttctacttttaatatgaaaaactttgaaaataacacattttgtttccaaaagtgcaagttatttatttccaCTTATTTATGAGAAAAGAgtctgttggttttaggcaatgtgtgttttcatCTCAAcgattgatttaattattttaaaatcaagtaacacCTTCTTTCAAAAAATCTCTCACTGGTtttatgtgagcatatttactgttcaaaacttatcagtgaattatgagggcaaaataaataaataaatatatatatatatatatatatatatatatatatatatatatatatatatatatatatatatatatacacacacacacacacacacatatatacatacatacatacatatatatatatatacatacatacatacatatatatatatatatatatatatatatatatatacatacatacatacatatatatatacatacatacatacatatatatatatatatatacatacatacatacatacatacatacatatatatatatatatatatatacatacatacatacatatatatatatatatatatatatatatatatatatatatatatatatatatatatatatatatatatgtatgtatatatatatatatatatatatatatatatatatatatacataaatatatatatatatatatatatacataaatatatatatatatatatatacataatatatatatatatatatatatatatatatatatatatatatatatatatatatatatatatatatatatatatatatat
This window of the Danio aesculapii chromosome 24, fDanAes4.1, whole genome shotgun sequence genome carries:
- the LOC130218903 gene encoding putative surface protein SACOL0050 — translated: MFYTAHGDEDDGGVDYDDEDDYEDDDCDHDDYECDDDGGVEDYDDEDDDDNYNDDDDDYNGVEHYGDDDYECDDGDYNGVDEDYDDDYADYECDDEDDGSVDEDYECDHDEDYDDDDDYNDYDEDDYEDDEDYNGVVDYEDADNNAAAADDEDDDEDYEDADNNAAADDDEDDDEDYEDTDNNAAADDDEDDDEDYEDTDNNAAAADDDDDDDDDADGDEDYEDAAAADDEDDDDTEDYENDDYDADDYYHSGDDDNEDDAVDYDDEDYEDDGGGDEDYNKDDDDYEDIDDSAADDQDDDHEDEDDDNENYDDADDYNEGDYSNDDDDDDDIEDYGYDNDDADDYYEGYDDYGDDGDPNDENADDNVE